A genomic region of Janthinobacterium lividum contains the following coding sequences:
- the flhA gene encoding flagellar biosynthesis protein FlhA, whose translation MNGLRMPAWLSGMGGNASKGIAAPVIIIMLLAMMVLPLPAFILDIFFSFNIALSIIVLLTALYTVKPLDFMAFPTILLVSTMLRLSLNVASTRVVLTEGHTGADAAGKVIEAFGHFLIGGNYTVGIVVFIILTIINFTVVTKGAGRIAEVGARFALDAMPGKQMAIDADLNAGLVGEDEARRRRTEVAQEAEFYGAMDGASKYVRGDAIAGIMVTVINIVGGLLVGLLQHDMGFADALKNYTLLAIGDGLVAQIPSLIISTAAGIVVSRVASEQDIGTQLVGQLFAKPQVLYITAAIIGGMGLIPGMPNMVFLLLASLLAGAAFLISKKRMQEKEAAEKPAEVPQATVAPEQEEASWQDIMPVDTLGLEVGYRLIPLVDKTQGGELLKRIKGIRKKFAQEVGFLAPPVHIRDNLELKPSAYRITLKGVEVGVGEAFNGQFLAINPGMASGTLPGLATNDPAFGLPATWIDASLRDQAQSMGYTVVDAGTVVATHLNHLITSHASELLGRAEVQSLLDHLGKESPRLVEDLVPKMLSLSTLQKVLQNLLAEGVHIRDMRTIIETLAEHTVSTQDPNDLTALVRVALGRAIVQQLFPGSAELSVMTLDSRLERLLMQAMGNGGDGAGIEPGLADTIAHQAGLAAQQQEALGLTPVLLVPAPLRALLSRFLRRALPQLKVLSHAEVPETKTIRVTALVGAQ comes from the coding sequence ATGAACGGCCTGAGAATGCCAGCCTGGCTCAGTGGAATGGGCGGCAACGCCAGCAAGGGCATCGCCGCGCCGGTCATCATCATCATGCTGCTGGCGATGATGGTGCTGCCGCTGCCTGCCTTTATCCTCGACATCTTCTTCAGTTTCAATATCGCGCTGTCGATCATCGTGCTGCTGACGGCGCTGTACACGGTCAAGCCGCTCGACTTCATGGCCTTCCCGACCATCCTGCTCGTGTCGACCATGCTGCGCCTGTCGCTGAACGTGGCGTCCACGCGCGTGGTGCTGACGGAGGGCCATACGGGCGCCGACGCGGCCGGTAAAGTGATTGAGGCGTTCGGTCACTTCCTGATCGGCGGCAACTACACGGTCGGTATCGTCGTGTTCATCATTTTGACGATCATCAACTTTACCGTGGTGACCAAGGGCGCGGGCCGTATCGCCGAGGTGGGCGCCCGCTTCGCGCTGGACGCCATGCCTGGCAAGCAGATGGCCATCGATGCCGACCTGAATGCCGGCCTGGTCGGTGAAGACGAAGCGCGCCGCCGCCGCACGGAAGTGGCGCAGGAAGCGGAATTCTATGGCGCCATGGATGGCGCCAGCAAATACGTGCGCGGCGACGCCATCGCCGGCATCATGGTTACCGTCATCAATATCGTCGGCGGCTTGCTGGTGGGCTTGTTGCAGCACGACATGGGCTTTGCCGACGCGCTCAAGAACTACACCTTGCTGGCCATCGGTGACGGCCTGGTGGCGCAGATTCCTTCGCTGATCATTTCCACGGCGGCTGGTATCGTCGTTTCGCGCGTGGCCAGCGAACAGGACATCGGCACCCAGCTGGTGGGGCAGCTGTTTGCGAAACCGCAAGTACTGTATATTACCGCCGCCATCATCGGCGGCATGGGCCTCATTCCCGGCATGCCGAACATGGTCTTCCTGTTGCTGGCCTCGCTGCTGGCCGGTGCCGCCTTTCTGATCAGCAAGAAACGCATGCAGGAAAAAGAGGCGGCCGAAAAACCGGCCGAAGTGCCGCAAGCGACCGTGGCGCCCGAGCAGGAAGAAGCCAGCTGGCAAGACATCATGCCCGTCGATACCCTGGGCCTGGAAGTGGGCTACCGTTTGATTCCCCTGGTCGACAAGACGCAGGGTGGCGAATTGCTCAAGCGCATCAAGGGCATCCGCAAGAAATTTGCCCAGGAAGTGGGTTTCCTGGCGCCGCCCGTACATATCCGCGATAACCTGGAACTCAAGCCGTCCGCCTATCGCATCACCCTCAAGGGCGTGGAAGTGGGCGTGGGCGAAGCGTTCAACGGCCAGTTCCTCGCGATTAATCCCGGCATGGCCAGCGGCACCTTGCCGGGCCTGGCCACGAACGACCCCGCTTTCGGCTTGCCCGCCACCTGGATCGACGCGAGCTTGCGCGACCAGGCCCAATCGATGGGCTACACGGTGGTCGATGCAGGCACCGTGGTGGCCACGCACCTGAACCACCTGATCACTTCGCACGCTTCCGAGCTGCTGGGCCGCGCGGAAGTGCAATCGCTGCTCGACCACCTGGGCAAGGAGTCGCCGCGCCTGGTGGAAGACCTGGTGCCGAAGATGCTGTCCCTGTCGACCTTGCAGAAGGTGCTGCAGAACCTGCTGGCCGAGGGCGTGCACATCCGCGACATGCGCACCATCATCGAAACCCTGGCCGAGCATACGGTCAGCACGCAAGACCCGAACGACCTGACGGCGCTGGTGCGCGTGGCCCTGGGCCGCGCCATCGTGCAGCAACTGTTCCCCGGCTCGGCCGAACTGTCCGTGATGACCCTCGACAGCCGCCTGGAGCGGCTGCTGATGCAAGCCATGGGCAATGGCGGCGACGGCGCCGGCATCGAGCCGGGCCTGGCCGACACCATCGCGCACCAGGCGGGCCTGGCTGCGCAGCAGCAGGAAGCGCTGGGCCTGACGCCAGTGCTCTTGGTGCCGGCGCCGCTGCGCGCCTTGCTGTCGCGCTTCCTGCGCCGCGCCTTGCCGCAGCTTAAAGTGCTGTCGCATGCGGAAGTGCCGGAAACCAAGACCATCCGCGTCACGGCGCTGGTGGGGGCGCAGTAG
- the flhB gene encoding flagellar biosynthesis protein FlhB, translating to MSEDSDAEKTEAASPKRLEQAREEGDVPRSREVATFTVLMASGCCLWFAGDAIVRRLTAVMVSGLTLDREQILNPDAMMLRIGYDVGSVLLTCLPYALAIMLVALASPVLVGGWLFSSKAFTPNFGKLNPIRGLGNMFSKNALVELLKAIAKTLVVGVVAWMVMQHQKDAVLGLSVESLRAGSAHLISLLITAFLLIVGALGLIAAIDGPYQMWHYANKMKMSLQEVKQESKESDGNPQIKAKIRQMQHEMSRRRMMADVPTADVVVTNPTHYAVALKYGENSRGAPQVVAKGIDEVAAKIRELAGEHKVAILEAPALARALYKHTDIGDEIPEALYGAVAEVLAYVFQLRSYGKGQGERPDKPKKLDVPPELDPQNPASQTPPAAGAADNNKGSTP from the coding sequence ATGTCGGAAGACAGCGACGCAGAAAAGACCGAAGCCGCGTCACCGAAGCGCCTCGAGCAGGCGCGTGAGGAAGGCGACGTTCCGCGATCGCGTGAAGTGGCAACGTTCACTGTGCTGATGGCGTCCGGCTGCTGCCTGTGGTTTGCCGGCGACGCCATCGTGCGGCGGCTGACGGCTGTCATGGTTTCCGGGCTGACCCTGGACCGGGAGCAGATACTCAATCCCGATGCGATGATGTTGCGCATCGGCTACGACGTGGGCTCCGTCTTGCTGACTTGCCTGCCGTACGCGCTGGCCATCATGCTCGTCGCCCTGGCCTCGCCCGTGCTGGTGGGCGGCTGGCTGTTCAGTTCCAAGGCGTTCACCCCCAATTTTGGCAAGCTCAACCCGATTCGCGGCCTGGGCAACATGTTTTCGAAGAATGCGCTGGTGGAATTGCTCAAGGCCATCGCCAAGACCCTCGTTGTCGGCGTCGTCGCCTGGATGGTGATGCAGCATCAAAAGGACGCCGTGCTGGGCTTGTCGGTGGAATCCTTGCGCGCCGGATCGGCTCATCTGATCAGCTTGCTGATCACGGCCTTTTTGCTGATCGTCGGCGCGCTGGGCTTGATTGCCGCCATCGACGGTCCGTACCAGATGTGGCACTACGCCAACAAGATGAAAATGTCCTTGCAGGAAGTCAAGCAAGAGTCGAAAGAGTCGGACGGCAATCCGCAGATCAAGGCGAAGATACGCCAGATGCAGCATGAAATGTCGCGCCGCCGCATGATGGCCGATGTGCCGACGGCCGACGTGGTGGTGACCAATCCTACCCACTACGCGGTGGCCTTGAAGTATGGCGAGAATTCGCGCGGCGCGCCGCAGGTGGTGGCCAAGGGCATCGACGAGGTGGCGGCGAAGATCCGCGAACTGGCCGGCGAACACAAGGTTGCCATCCTGGAAGCGCCGGCCCTGGCGCGCGCGCTGTACAAGCACACGGATATCGGCGACGAGATCCCCGAGGCGCTGTATGGCGCCGTGGCCGAAGTGCTGGCTTACGTGTTCCAGCTGCGCAGCTATGGCAAGGGTCAGGGCGAGCGTCCCGACAAGCCGAAGAAGCTCGACGTGCCGCCCGAGCTTGACCCGCAGAACCCCGCATCGCAGACACCGCCCGCAGCAGGCGCGGCAGACAATAATAAAGGAAGTACACCATGA
- a CDS encoding pseudouridine synthase, with product MSKLSLDRILQSQGFGTRKYCRSLIEDGDVVIDGVTQTNYRTTVETEGLVLHVFEEEWVVRQHLYLALNKPANFECSRKPSHHPGVLTLLPEQFTWREVQPVGRLDHDTTGMLLMSDDGPFIHAQSSPKRHVPKIYQATTQEPVTDELVALLLAGVQLHDEPAPLAALVCVKRGEHQLEIVLEQGKYHQVKRMLAAAGNHCSALHRSAIGSLTLESLGIAEGEWCYLTPEQIALLA from the coding sequence ATGAGTAAATTATCCCTAGACCGCATCCTGCAATCGCAGGGTTTTGGCACCCGTAAATATTGTCGTTCCCTCATCGAGGATGGCGATGTCGTCATCGATGGCGTCACCCAGACCAATTACCGCACCACCGTCGAGACCGAAGGCCTGGTGCTGCACGTGTTCGAAGAAGAGTGGGTGGTCCGCCAGCACCTGTACCTGGCGCTGAACAAGCCTGCCAACTTCGAATGCTCGCGCAAGCCCAGCCATCACCCTGGCGTGCTGACCTTGCTGCCGGAACAATTCACCTGGCGCGAAGTCCAGCCCGTCGGCCGGCTCGACCACGATACGACCGGCATGCTGCTGATGTCCGACGATGGCCCGTTTATCCATGCACAATCGTCGCCGAAGCGCCACGTTCCCAAGATTTACCAGGCCACCACGCAAGAACCCGTAACGGATGAACTGGTGGCCCTGCTATTGGCTGGCGTGCAATTGCACGACGAACCGGCCCCGCTGGCGGCCCTCGTCTGCGTCAAGCGGGGCGAGCACCAGCTGGAAATCGTGCTCGAGCAAGGCAAATACCACCAGGTCAAGCGCATGCTGGCCGCCGCCGGCAACCATTGCAGCGCGCTGCACCGTTCCGCCATCGGCAGCCTGACCCTGGAATCGCTGGGCATCGCCGAAGGCGAGTGGTGCTACCTCACGCCCGAGCAGATCGCGCTCCTGGCCTAG
- a CDS encoding fumarylacetoacetate hydrolase family protein, whose translation MKLATLKDGTRDGQLAVVSRDLKTAHLADGIASSLQKALDDWSFIAPQLDLLYQTINSGRGHRAFEFDPANCMAPLPRSSLRVAGASYLPQIERACKAAGREVPANLRDAPRMYQGASDDFLGAHDEIILAHEQWGIDYEAGIAAITDDVAMGSTPDQAHLNIKLLMLVNDITLRNLVPDEQASGYGFLQAKPAMACSPVAITPDELGDAWRGGKVHHALRCSLNGKLTGQPHAGADMAFNYPQLLAHLCQTRNARAGSVVSAGGVANKEVKKGFSSIVERRNQEMIADGVASTPFLLFGDVVRLEMLGDDGKSLFGAIEQTVKQAEARKSR comes from the coding sequence ATGAAATTAGCTACCCTGAAGGATGGCACGCGCGACGGCCAGCTGGCTGTCGTCTCGCGCGACCTGAAAACGGCCCATCTGGCCGATGGCATTGCCTCGAGCCTGCAAAAGGCGCTCGACGACTGGAGTTTCATCGCGCCCCAGCTCGATTTGCTGTACCAGACCATCAATAGCGGCCGCGGCCATCGCGCCTTCGAGTTCGACCCCGCCAACTGCATGGCGCCCTTGCCGCGCAGCAGCCTGCGCGTTGCCGGCGCCTCCTACCTGCCGCAGATCGAGCGGGCCTGCAAGGCCGCAGGCCGCGAGGTACCGGCCAACTTGCGCGACGCACCGCGCATGTACCAGGGCGCCAGCGACGATTTTCTCGGTGCCCACGACGAGATCATCCTGGCGCACGAGCAATGGGGCATCGATTACGAGGCAGGCATCGCCGCCATCACGGACGATGTGGCCATGGGCTCCACGCCCGACCAGGCGCACCTGAACATCAAGCTATTGATGCTGGTCAACGACATCACCCTGCGCAACCTAGTGCCGGACGAGCAGGCGAGTGGTTATGGTTTCCTGCAAGCGAAACCGGCCATGGCCTGCTCCCCTGTCGCCATCACGCCTGACGAGCTGGGCGATGCCTGGCGCGGCGGCAAGGTGCATCACGCCCTGCGCTGCAGCCTGAACGGCAAGTTGACGGGCCAGCCCCACGCGGGCGCCGACATGGCGTTCAATTACCCGCAATTGCTCGCCCATCTGTGCCAGACGCGCAACGCGCGCGCCGGCAGCGTGGTCAGCGCGGGCGGGGTCGCCAACAAGGAAGTCAAGAAGGGGTTTTCCAGCATCGTTGAACGACGTAACCAGGAGATGATCGCCGATGGCGTCGCCAGCACGCCATTTCTGTTGTTTGGTGATGTTGTTCGATTGGAGATGCTGGGGGACGACGGCAAGTCCTTGTTTGGCGCCATCGAGCAGACCGTGAAACAGGCCGAGGCGAGAAAAAGCCGTTAG